One Gimesia aquarii DNA segment encodes these proteins:
- a CDS encoding NfeD family protein: protein MKNVNQMLLAFFLGLLVLNGHSDLQAEPDKQNAGEKQKTKQTEKQEQDENSSKPALFMTIESPVGEVTYGRVTNAALSLQNEASQNNQTGYLILQISPGSSPFHQVQGLAKFLASSKLSSLKTIAWVPETVIGNNVVLALACDEIVMHPDAELGDIGYGKAVDRDEREFVLSIVEKRHNVKLSRALALGMMDPQQAVLKIKIQQGEGDKKQVESRIVTPEELKRLQDNMAVIVDVETIKEVGSLGVFSGSKARALDVLVQQLANSRGDLAELYGIPREKLRDDPTAGEAPQAMLIKVDGMIEPILETFIERQINRAVNSGANMLIFEIESGGGYLLSGTNLANKIADLEAINVRTVAYVPDYAMSSAAIIALGCDEIFLKPDAQIGDAGPISMNKDGQFEHAPEKVLSPLRVTLKDLAEKKGRPAAVCEAMSDKDLEIFEVTNNKTGQLWYMTEDEIHQSNGEWIKGQMVPESRKANLLTANGVRAHELKIAEPPVRDMDELKQRLGIPADVTLKAVGRTWVDTLVYVLNSSFFTGLVIAMGIMFIYLEFYTLTGLFGIMSAVCFGLFFWSHVLGGTAGYLEIVLFSLGLICILLEIFVIPGFGIFGISGGLLVLCSIVLASQTFGDYNTLRPGSDFANMTKTIGTMSASILTVIVLAIALNRFLPESRLMHSITLAPPGESPGTDEIRLDPELLENSGTLSLNGLELAVGMKGVTSSVLRPAGRVEIDGVWVDVISEGPFIQPGTEVIVSKINGNEVIVREVV, encoded by the coding sequence ATGAAAAATGTCAATCAAATGTTACTGGCTTTTTTTCTGGGACTTTTAGTGCTCAATGGTCATTCTGATCTCCAGGCAGAACCTGATAAACAAAATGCTGGTGAGAAACAGAAAACCAAACAAACAGAAAAGCAGGAGCAAGACGAGAACTCGTCCAAACCAGCTTTATTTATGACAATTGAAAGCCCGGTGGGTGAGGTCACGTATGGGCGTGTCACCAATGCTGCCCTGTCTTTACAAAATGAAGCCTCGCAAAATAACCAGACAGGGTATCTGATCTTACAAATTTCCCCCGGTTCCAGCCCGTTTCATCAAGTGCAGGGGCTGGCAAAGTTCCTGGCTTCATCGAAGTTGTCTAGCTTGAAGACCATTGCCTGGGTGCCTGAAACCGTGATCGGGAATAATGTGGTTCTGGCGTTGGCTTGTGACGAAATTGTGATGCATCCCGATGCAGAGTTGGGAGATATCGGATATGGTAAGGCTGTGGATCGAGATGAGCGGGAGTTTGTCCTTTCAATTGTTGAGAAACGACATAATGTCAAGCTGAGCCGAGCGCTCGCTTTAGGGATGATGGACCCCCAACAGGCGGTTCTGAAAATTAAAATCCAGCAGGGAGAAGGGGACAAAAAACAGGTCGAGTCACGCATTGTGACTCCCGAAGAGCTCAAACGCTTGCAAGATAATATGGCAGTCATTGTTGATGTCGAAACCATTAAGGAAGTGGGTTCGCTGGGAGTGTTTTCTGGAAGTAAAGCACGCGCTCTGGATGTGCTGGTTCAACAATTGGCAAATTCACGTGGCGATCTTGCAGAGCTGTATGGAATTCCGCGTGAAAAATTGCGTGATGATCCTACAGCGGGTGAAGCACCGCAGGCGATGCTGATTAAAGTCGATGGAATGATTGAGCCCATTTTAGAGACCTTCATTGAACGCCAGATTAACCGCGCTGTTAATTCTGGGGCAAATATGCTCATTTTTGAGATCGAATCAGGTGGAGGTTACCTGTTGTCAGGTACGAATCTCGCAAATAAGATCGCTGATCTGGAAGCCATTAATGTCAGAACAGTAGCCTATGTTCCCGATTATGCGATGAGCAGTGCCGCGATTATCGCTTTGGGTTGCGATGAAATCTTTCTGAAACCCGACGCACAGATTGGAGACGCAGGGCCGATCTCCATGAATAAAGATGGACAGTTTGAACATGCTCCAGAAAAAGTACTGAGTCCTCTGAGAGTGACATTGAAAGATTTGGCTGAGAAAAAAGGCAGGCCTGCAGCGGTTTGTGAAGCCATGTCCGATAAAGATCTGGAAATCTTTGAAGTCACGAATAATAAAACAGGGCAACTCTGGTATATGACAGAGGATGAAATTCACCAATCCAATGGAGAATGGATCAAAGGTCAAATGGTTCCTGAGTCACGAAAAGCCAACTTGTTGACGGCCAACGGAGTCCGCGCACATGAGTTGAAAATCGCTGAGCCACCTGTTCGGGATATGGACGAATTAAAACAGCGCCTGGGAATTCCCGCTGATGTCACACTAAAGGCAGTGGGGCGAACCTGGGTTGATACGCTTGTTTACGTGCTGAACTCGTCGTTTTTTACCGGCTTAGTCATCGCCATGGGCATCATGTTTATCTACCTGGAATTTTATACTTTAACGGGACTGTTCGGCATCATGTCGGCCGTTTGTTTTGGACTCTTCTTCTGGAGTCATGTGTTAGGCGGGACCGCCGGCTATTTGGAAATTGTTCTATTTTCCTTAGGCTTGATTTGTATTTTACTCGAAATTTTTGTGATCCCTGGTTTTGGCATCTTCGGCATTTCTGGTGGACTGCTGGTGCTTTGTTCCATCGTTCTGGCAAGTCAGACCTTTGGTGATTACAACACGCTACGTCCAGGTTCTGATTTTGCGAATATGACAAAAACCATTGGAACGATGAGTGCTTCGATACTCACAGTGATCGTTTTGGCGATTGCCTTGAACCGATTTTTACCCGAATCTCGGTTGATGCATTCGATTACTCTGGCGCCTCCCGGTGAAAGTCCCGGGACAGATGAAATC